In Malania oleifera isolate guangnan ecotype guangnan chromosome 8, ASM2987363v1, whole genome shotgun sequence, a single window of DNA contains:
- the LOC131163135 gene encoding cytochrome P450 CYP82D47-like has translation MEKFLLSFSSVPTTSAGILAVIFFLYYALRTSKRTQNKARDQEKPAPEAAGGWPVIGHLHLLARSQLLHRVLAKMADKYGPIFTIKLGVHPALVVSNSELAKECFTVNDKAFANRPKSVAIELMGYNYALFGFGPYSPYWRLQRKIATLKLLSAQRLETLRHIHESEAKASIKEIYRRWEQNASTAGGGSSNALAVEMKQWFWDIALNTVFRIMAGKRFNDQDGEYAKIFRDFLELTGAFVVADALPFLKWLDLGGQQRRMRETGRRLDHIMEEWLEEHKRKRVAAEAAPTEEQDFMDVMLSVVDGGGVPSDYDPDVFIKSTCLALVLGGSDTSTVTLVWALCLLLNNPHTLKKAQQELDTQVGRQQQLHGTHIKHLVYVQAIIKETMRLYPAAPLGAPHESIEDCIVGDHHVPAGTRLVVNLWKVHRDPQVWPDPDEFRPERFLTTHKDVDVRGQNFELIPFSSGRRMCPGVSFSLQVTHFILANLLHGFEIATPDDNPVDMGECFGLTMAKATPLEVLLSPRLPSHLYV, from the exons ATGGAGAAGTTCCTTCTTTCCTTCTCATCGGTACCAACTACAAGCGCCGGCATCCTCGCCGTCATCTTTTTCCTTTACTACGCGTTGCGCACATCAAAGCGAACCCAAAACAAGGCACGTGACCAAGAGAAACCAGCGCCCGAGGCCGCCGGGGGATGGCCGGTGATCGGCCACCTCCATCTCCTCGCAAGATCCCAACTCCTCCACAGAGTCCTGGCGAAAATGGCCGACAAGTACGGTCCCATCTTCACCATAAAGCTGGGAGTGCACCCAGCCCTGGTCGTAAGCAACTCCGAACTCGCCAAGGAGTGCTTCACCGTAAACGACAAAGCCTTCGCCAACCGTCCAAAGTCCGTAGCCATTGAACTCATGGGTTACAACTACGCCTTGTTCGGGTTCGGCCCTTACAGCCCCTACTGGCGCCTTCAGCGCAAGATAGCCACCCTCAAGCTTCTCTCCGCCCAGCGGCTCGAAACCCTCCGCCACATCCACGAATCCGAAGCGAAGGCTTCCATCAAAGAGATTTACCGAAGGTGGGAACAGAACGCATCCACGGCCGGTGGTGGCAGTTCCAACGCGCTGGCGGTGGAGATGAAGCAGTGGTTTTGGGACATAGCGCTAAATACGGTGTTCAGAATAATGGCGGGGAAGCGATTTAACGATCAGGATGGTGAGTATGCGAAGATATTTAGGGATTTTTTGGAATTGACTGGGGCGTTCGTGGTGGCGGATGCGCTTCCATTCCTGAAGTGGTTGGACTTGGGAGGACAACAGAGGAGGATGAGGGAAACTGGGAGGCGGCTGGACCATATTATGGAGGAGTGGTTGGAGGAGCACAAGCGGAAGAGAGTTGCCGCGGAGGCGGCGCCGACGGAAGAGCAAGATTTTATGGATGTGATGCTGTCCGTCGTCGACGGCGGAGGAGTGCCCTCCGATTATGATCCTGATGTTTTCATCAAATCTACATGCCTG GCTCTCGTGTTGGGGGGCTCCGACACCTCAACTGTGACGCTGGTATGGGCTCTCTGCTTGCTCCTCAACAATCCCCACACCCTAAAGAAGGCCCAACAAGAATTGGACACCCAGGTTGGGAGACAGCAACAACTACATGGAACTCATATCAAACACTTGGTATATGTCCAAGCCATCATCAAGGAGACCATGCGCCTATATCCTGCAGCACCTCTAGGAGCACCTCACGAATCCATAGAAGATTGCATCGTCGGTGACCACCACGTCCCTGCTGGCACACGCCTAGTGGTGAACCTATGGAAGGTTCACCGAGACCCGCAAGTGTGGCCCGATCCAGATGAGTTTCGACCGGAGAGATTTTTGACAACCCACAAGGATGTGGATGTGAGGGGGCAGAATTTTGAGTTGATCCCGTTTAGCAGCGGCAGAAGAATGTGCCCTGGAGTTTCTTTTTCTCTTCAGGTTACGCATTTTATACTGGCCAATTTGCTACATGGGTTTGAGATTGCGACTCCAGACGACAACCCAGTTGACATGGGGGAGTGCTTTGGGCTAACCATGGCTAAGGCAACACCGCTGGAAGTCCTCCTCTCTCCTCGCCTGCCTTCTCACCTATATGTGTAA